The following nucleotide sequence is from Gammaproteobacteria bacterium.
TCGCTAAGGTAAGAAACGAGATAGACACTTTATCTAGTGGTTTATTTGGGTCGCCATTATATATGGCACCAGAACAAATTGAAGAGCAAGAAGTGGGTCCATGTACTGATTTGTACGCACTTGGTGTTGTGCTCTATGAATTGATTACTGGAGTTAAAATATTTGAGGCGGATAATGTGCATACACATATGTACAAGGTTTTAAATGAAAAACCAAAGCCTCTGGCAAATTACGGTGTTGAGCATGCCGGGAAAATACAACCTATCATTGATCAAGCATTAGAGAAGCAACAAGATCAGCGCTATCCAGCTGCTGCAGATTTTGCGTCCGCGATTCGCAGTGTAGACATTGCTTTGCGCTATGAAGAGACGGAGATCATTAAGAGTGTGAATGCGGATCAGGCTGGAATGCTAGGGTTCTTTAAAGAATTCAGTCAGAAACAATTATCTGAGTTTGTTGATTTAGCAACGTGGTTGCGTATATCAAGTAATGAAACTATTTTATCTGCAGGTGAAATAGATCAAACTTTCTACGTTATCGTGGGTGGAAAAGCTATTGTATATAAAACAAATGAGCCGGTTAAAACTTTGGCGGAAGGAGATTGTTTTGGCGAGCTTGGCTTATTAAGAAATGAGAATAGTAATACCAGTATTATGGCGAACACTGATATGTTGTTAATGAAGTTGACCACTACTGATCTAGATAAAATGTCTACAGCACTGCAAGCGCAATTTTATAAAGCAGTAGCACATTCAATGGTCAAGCGTTTAGCCGATAATAAAATTGCAGCCGATAAAGCTGCGTAATCAATGTAAAAATTCAATCAATTATTATCTTTTATTAAGCAACGAGCTTAAGCTTTGTCTTCAAATTTGCATGAGTTGCCTTTATTCCCGCTGAATTCGGTAATTTTTCCTGGTGGTGCGCTGCCGTTGCGTTTATTTGAGCCTCGTTAT
It contains:
- a CDS encoding protein kinase, translated to MSDRRKRRSLSSGDRIGKYQLDEIIHQGKYRTIYKAHDPFLERDVAIKVSQFPDNQEGEENSQQLRNSFFLETRAIGQLQHPNIVSVYDAGIGDRQTFIVMEYIDAKSLACIMNAKEEISISKAIDIVFKCCKALEYAHSKNIVHRDIKPANILIMRDGNVKIVDFGIAKVRNEIDTLSSGLFGSPLYMAPEQIEEQEVGPCTDLYALGVVLYELITGVKIFEADNVHTHMYKVLNEKPKPLANYGVEHAGKIQPIIDQALEKQQDQRYPAAADFASAIRSVDIALRYEETEIIKSVNADQAGMLGFFKEFSQKQLSEFVDLATWLRISSNETILSAGEIDQTFYVIVGGKAIVYKTNEPVKTLAEGDCFGELGLLRNENSNTSIMANTDMLLMKLTTTDLDKMSTALQAQFYKAVAHSMVKRLADNKIAADKAA